Below is a genomic region from Cydia strobilella chromosome 24, ilCydStro3.1, whole genome shotgun sequence.
aatttaaataattatgttatgttatattatacattaagatatcgtattaatgaatattattataattcgtaTAGTTAAACTCTCTTCTTCTACGAGGATCATACAGCGCGACACGTGCGTGCGGGCATCGTAGTAGGTAAGAGTCTCGTGTAGGTCGtcgtttagatttatttagtttttggtccggcgtatttatttataataatttaacgtatgatattatctgaatgttgatattggaacaaacgatataaattattttgacataaaaatctgtttaggttgatatgtatatattatatgtaagtacctaaatattatgtattcatcATCATAGGAACACGAGAAGTCTAAAACCTgtgtttatattatactttcttttttttttttttttttttttttttttgtaaagtgagGTGAGTGGGTGCGGGGATGTTGGGTGTCCCTGTCCGTTTTGTGCACTATTTGCGAATCCTTTATCTAATTGGTCAGTTCATCGACTAGTCGTCATTATCAGTAGCAGATCACTCACAGGTCAGGTGAGGTTCGCGGGTAAAGTAAAATGTGGTGTGTGCGGTTGCATGTGATTGTTTATAAGTATATGAtggtgttattaaaaaaaaaaaaaaaaaaaaaaaaaaaaaaaaaaaaaaaaaaaaaaatatatatatatatatcttttaccagttaattaatattttcttcttcgggttggtgtggtgaaactaaaaatgttgatgaaaccctcaagattccaattttgtatgtaccgctcgtggttcaattttggattgTTTCGCTTCCTCTGGTATCAATAGATACTTAGCACAAGCGATGCTTACGAGCTGGACGCTGTAGAAGTTAGAAGTGTTGCGCGGTGccgggtaagtaagtaattgtaataaatgtacGTACCACCTACGACGATACTAGATtattagtagttatttagtagatattttggATAACATAGGATGGGTAGAGATCgattgtttgtccgtctgtgtcgctactgaaactttttatcgtaatcgtatcatagaattatttgcggccctgaaaagggcctttttttttttatttgcgtctgCGCGATACGGTAATACCCACGTTAGTACATATTACACGATATCGCGCGCGACGACGCTGACAGTGCAGCGCTTAACCTCCGAAACCGTAGAGGGTGCGGCCTTGACGCTTCAGAGCGTAGACGACGTCCATGGCGGTGACGGTCTTCCTCTTGGCGTGCTCGGTGTAGGTGACCGCGTCACGGATCACGTTCTCGAGGAACACCTTGAGAACGCCGCGGGTCTCCTCGTAGATCAGGCCGGAGATACGCTTGACGCCACCTCTGCGGGCGAGACGACGGATGGCGGGCTTGGTGATACCCTGGATGTTATCACGGAGCACCTTCCTGTGGCGCTTGGCTCCTCCTTTCCCCAGACCTTTACCTCCCTTACCGCGACCGGTCATTGCGACTTGTTGTAGTAGAGATTAGACTTCTCGAACGGAATACTCAACACACGACTTGCGCCGCGCGTCGACACGAGTGGAATAGCTAGCTAGCCATCATTTTGCCGCTATTTATACGTTTTACCCTATTGCGGGGCGACGGGGGACGGGGTAAGATATATCAGAGCATTATTATTTGACttacttttcatatatctaaagaaatataatattatatatacctattgataaataatttcatattatatgatatttaaattaattttggatACTTAGGTTTAGACGTAGGGgataatatatactataaaaacggCGGCCGGCTTACGGATTAGATCCTCTTGTGAAGGATTCTTCTcctctaatatttttgtaagcattcaatcagtggtaataattttgtcgatataataaaatagcgcTTAATATGAGAGTCACGTgacgattttaatttactttccaaTCTATTAGTGTGTTAACTCCTATTATTATAGGAAATAAGTTCTTTCTTAAATAATCCTTACAGTATAGTAGTATTTCGTGTATTGCAGTTAAATTTCATATATACCTCCGTACATTTTGTGTACGGTTGGTTAtgtgtaaattatatatatatatttttttttttttttttttcgtaatgaccATGCAGTGATCGATCGATCGATTTATCTACGCAAGTGTTTGTTCAAAGAAACAATTGTGAATTTTAGAATCAtgtgtggccctgaaaagggccttttgatATATGACTGACAGAAGCGTCACGTTCGCACGTCCAGACGCAAAACGCgtggtacaaaataatacatataatgtaacCGTATGCGTTCGCGCAGACTgcgtcctgtgatgttgctccgTGCCAGTTTAAACGTGGTGGTTTAGGCACGTTCACCGCGGATCCTGCGAGCCAGCTGGATGTCCTTGGGCATGATGGTCACACGCTTGGCGTGGATAGCGCACAGATTGGTGTCCTCGAAGAGACCGACGAGGTAAGCCTCGCTGGCCTCCTGGAGAGCCATAACGGCAGAGCTCTGGAAGCGCAGATCGGTCTTGAAGTCCTGAGCGATCTCACGCACCAGACGCTGGAAGGGCAGCTTGCGGATCAGAAGCTCAGTGCTCTTCTGGTAGCGACGGATCTCACGGAGGGCGACGGTGCCGGGCCTGTAACGATGGGGCTTCTTGACGCcgccggtggcgggcgcgctcTTGCGGGCCGCCTTGGTGGCGAGCTGTTTGCGGGGCGCTTTACCACCGGTGGATTTACGAGCGGTCTGCTTGGTACGGgccattgtgaataataataatacgcgtGCGTGTACGTTACGTTAACGAGTCACGAGAGGGAATAAGCGATTTTTCGCCAGCGAGTCGCTATTTATACGTGCTGGCTGGTCGGAAAGGGACGGGGTTAGTGTCCGTGTGAGCGAGAGGGCTATAAAATTCACATACACGTCCCCCTCGCCCCTCTTCCTTTCTCACCAACACAAAATTTCtgattagaataacaataatataattgaaatattaattaataaataaataaataaataaatacatacatacatacatacatacatatatttcatttaaataacagtCATCGCTATCGAAATTCGCCTCGATAGCCGGTTCAATCGAGTTAGGTCAGGTTATTAAAGTTAggttagtattttataaaataggtttataagttaggtcaggttatgttaggtttcgcggagttaggtttgatcgagttaggttaggttaggtcaaagttaggttaggttttttttttttgtcactcaaaacctaacctaacttttttttataatgtcaggttatgtttggtttcgcggagttaggtttgatcgagttaggttaggttaggtcaaagttcaaaccgatcaaacctaacttttttttataatgtcattcaaaacctaacctaactccgcgaaacctaacataactacttattttataaaaacctaacctaaatttaATATCCATAACGTCTCACGTTACACATATGCATACACtaagtgtatgtgtgtattgttGATTCCTTATTTAATACTCTTACATGTTGATACAACTTTCGTGTTGATACCGATTGACACCGTATGCACGGCTATCTAGAAacttcttatattatatattcagaacgtatttgtggccctgaaaagggcctttttggtTGTTGTACAAACCACACTCTCGCAGCGTGTCGTGTCGCAATACGAACTACCTAAACCCATTACACTAAAAGTGTATTGAGAAGACAGATAGCATACGAGGAACGACGGACGCTTACTTGGAGCTGGTGTACTTGGTGACGGCCT
It encodes:
- the LOC134752450 gene encoding histone H4, which codes for MTGRGKGGKGLGKGGAKRHRKVLRDNIQGITKPAIRRLARRGGVKRISGLIYEETRGVLKVFLENVIRDAVTYTEHAKRKTVTAMDVVYALKRQGRTLYGFGG